One Perca flavescens isolate YP-PL-M2 chromosome 16, PFLA_1.0, whole genome shotgun sequence genomic window, TTGCCAAGCTACATTCTTCTCACGTCTCCTTTTGGGGGGCCCCGACccccaggttgagaaccacAGCTGTGACACTGTTAAATGTAGAGACAGTGTGTGAAGCTCACATATTTACAGCCTAGTACAGACTTTCTGTTGCTCTCAAAACGGATTCAACTTCCtcctggaaagaaaaaaaagatttacaatTCCCATGGTTAGTCATCTTTGTACACACTTGCATCTAAAACAGGACAAAACCCACCCCATCCTCATCCAATAGAAATCCATACTAATACTTGTGTTTCCAGGGGTCACTGTGTAATGACTTTATGACGTACATGTGCTGTCCGGTGTGTGCCACCTGCCAACTGAAGAGAGATATCGACCGCAGGAAGGAGCAAGGCATTTTCTGAACAGGTAAGCGTCTTCTAACGACTCCAAGACATCAACAACTTATTTAGACATTCCTCACACATAACACGTCATACTAATATCTTTATTTTTGTGGAGCTTATGAAATGATCCAGACCATTCTCGATAAAGATGTTTACGAAGTGGCATACAGTGTCATGTAACGGTGTTGTAAATTGATTAtcctttggctttttttttctcatcagcTACAATCCTCTGAAGGAAATGACATTCATCTCTTCCAGTCAGTTAAACATTAGTCAGCTGCACGGGAAACAACCTGGGAGTGGAAAACATCAACATGATTTATTGTTACGGTTGtaaaaagaggttttaaaagttGTATCTGTGCTGTCCTCTGCAGTTGACAGGATGTGGATTCAGTATGTTTACTGTAAAGttgttctttaaataaataaaaattttaaTTAGTAGAGTTAGtcgcttgttttttttcctgcttggACATTTCCCAACAGTCTGGCATTGTCTACTGTGGTTTTGAGGGTGTTAGTTTCCTGTTTTGAGCGGTGAgatcatctttttttaattagctaTGATAGCCAAAATTTGAATGCATTTGAATTGCAGAACTGATGACCCTCAGCTGTATTTTGTTTAGTGCCAATAAGCAAATGTTCACATGTACACCAAACACTCACTTTTCCTGATACATCAGTTCTTTATGGTGGTCTTGTGAAGTCCTAAAAGGGAGtatttcctcaccactgttgcactaaatgcttgctcttggaggaattattggaattgttggttctctgtaaattatagtgtggtctagacctgtaaaagtgtcttgagataactcttatgatttgagattataaataaaattgaattgagatACCATTGCTGGCACACCTACATGGAAACAAGCCATAAATAAGTTATTAAGTAGCACACCTGTGCTTTTGTAATCACAAGTCTGAAGTAAGAATTATGGCATGGAGGCGTACGCTACCAGGTATCAGGTAGTGGCTACACAAACAATACAGCATGATAAcgtcattgttggttttggtgtcTTCAGGGAAGTTGTTAGTAAAGGTAGAACACAACTCTAGCCCCATTATTTACAGCTGTGATATAGGATATTAAATGTGTATTGGAAAACAAAATTGCACATGTAAGTTTGGATTTAAGAACAATGTTTTGGATCATAATAATGGATGATGAAAGGGTGCACCTACTGTAGGGGAAAATAGGATTGAAATGTTTGGTGAGGAATTTCCCACACAATTAAGAGTACAAAATGCACAATTATTTTCTCACAGGTCAACCAAACAAACGTATGGTAGTTAAAAGAGGACCTCGCTTTCCTGTCCAGTAAAGGCAGAAATTCCCccaaaacaatattaaaaaaaaataaaaaaaaggatgacCTTCCTGAGAAAGCTCCTGAAAACTTAGAAAGTGGATTTCATGACTTTCTCGTGTAAATgctgatttaaaatgtataacatTCAAATTCATTATttctaaagcacaaaaaaactgaaatgacaCGACCACGATGTTGAACAATTTCTCTCCGCTTTGAATTTAATTCTCGTTGCTGAATTTCCATGTGTGGACCGAGAAAGTTTTACATGACGCCATAAATCAACTTGACAGACATTGCTGTGTCATTATGTTTAGTTAAAAACAGAACAATGTGTTGGAACGCAAAATAAGCTTAAACAGACCAGTTGTTCCCCCTGCATGTTTCACTTCTTTTTGACCCTATTACATGTCAACTATCTGAATTAAATCACATCCAAATTTTTAACATAACAAGTAAATAATATAAAGCCACACCTAAACGTTACATTGTAATCCCCCCTGTGAATACATCTAGGCCAGATACAGATCTGAAATATTGAGAAACATCAAACTTGTTTCCGTTGTGGGCAAAAGTAATAAAACAAGTGTTCTCTGAAAATTCAAACAAGTGATGGTGATACCAGAGGCTTCTCCTTGGACGATTCCATTACTGGGACTGGGAAGTGGTGACCTTTTTGAGCAGGGAGACATCACTTCAGTACAGGCTGAGGAGAGAACAGTTTAggggattttatttttctggAGGGGTGCGGATGTTTACTGGGTCATCTGGGTTTCCATAGCCTGTGCTGCCCACTCTGGAGCAGCCGAACGGATCTTTTCTAGGAGGTTGTTGACTTGGAAACACAGAGACTGGATCTGTTTGTCCCAGGTAGGAAGGGCTTCACGGGCTGccagagataaaaaaagaaaagggaattAAAAAGCCATCAAATATATTTCAATTTTAATGACATGTGAACAACAAGTGTACTTGTTCAAACTCTATGTGTGACTTTTACTGCCCGGTCTATTACAGCTCTGCCCAGTTCCATAAGTGAGAAGTTCCTTTATGTTTGTTGTCATTCCAGTATGAAGAGGCTGCCCTCTACTGGCCGCagatagttagttagtttgttgATTCAAGTATcactatatataaaaaaaaataataataataaaataaataataaaaatatataataaaaaatgataTAACTTTACATGATCAAAGGAAAACATTaggttaaaaaatatatattctatGCACAATTCTGtcgatacataaataaaaatgacccAACATTATGGCCACGTTTCTACATGTTCAGGCAAGTATGCATCATAACGACTAgactgtgaagaaaaaaatgtggatcagtgtttcccaaagtccaagatgacatcctcaagtgtcttgttttctccaaaactcaaagatattcagtttactgtcacagaggagagaagaaactagaacatattcacatttataagctggaatcagagaatttttactttttctttcatatatataaaaaaaaaaaaaaaaaaaaaaaaaaaaaaaaaaggactcaaACCGATAAATattgaaatagttggcaattatgTGGCCGGgatggctcagtgggtagagcaggcgcacgtatacTGAGAGGTGTATgtctcgatgcagaggtccagggtttgaatctgacctgagatgatttcctgcatgtcttccccctctctctcccagttctcatctagctgtcctatccattaaaaggcggaaaagccccaaaaaaataatctataaaaaaaaaaaaaaaagtctggaattaatttaatagttggcAACTTATCAATTAAGCAATGCAGCTCTAAGTAAGATCATTTGAGTTCAACTTGAGTTTAACTCCTCCCAAATGTAATGAAAAGGcagaataaatgtaaatgtcaaaTGATCTTTAATttccattctttttttctttatagtgcagattagggctgggcaatatatcaatattatattgatatgtgaggctagatatcgtcatacattttgaatattgtaatatcgtgatatgacccAAGtattttcctgattttaaaggctgcattacagtaaagtgatgtaattttctgaatttaccagacttactagctgttttattatttgcctttacccactttagtctttgtatccacattattggtgattatttatcaaaaatctcattgtgttaatattttgtgaaagcaccaatagtcaaccccaCAATATTGCAGCAATATCGACACCAATGTATTATTCTACATCGCCCAGGTCTACTGCAGATTATTCTtactttgccagaccatccccCCCACTGCGGAGCGGTGGATAGTGTGGTCcaccacacagcattctgggatgggagaaaaatatgcgctggtttattggcatttctttaaaccaattagtCATCTtggggcggtgctaagcgccggacgaagccgctgcaaaatagtggtgcaacagaaacctcagattggacagatagtctagctagctgtctggatttaccctgcagagatctgaggagcagttaaccatagtcctcacaaatccaccggaggttagaattccaacaaaaaagaaagcggaaggaaacggaaatcGGCGAAAACACATCCGGCGAtttttcctgcggcaccggagcgatcctggaagtggaacgtcgaggacaGAGACTAACTGCAGATGGAAAAAATGTGTTCAGGTTTTAGTTCACAGTATGTCTTGTATTTGCTTTCCCTTTTTATAATCTCTTCTCAGTCAGTTATGGTTGAATCTGTCACTACCAGGAGTGAGTTACGGACACAATGCTTATGTCTAGTCAGTGTAACACAACGGATCATAATGCCATGTCAGGCTTATGTTTCACCCTTCAAAAGGAACAGAGCTCGTTTTTCTCAGACAGAatgccccctctctctcattaaCAGGTCATGTTGCATGTACAAGTCTTCTCTCCCAGCAAAGGGGGGTTCAACCACCCTAGATGAGACTTGGACTCTCCCAAAAGGGATGAAAATAATAGCTTGGGGGGTACTgaattttttataataaaatataatgttaGCCTATCCAaaattgtatgtatttaaaagCAGTATTACCATCACGTACCAACAATTCAGGAAATAATCTAATGAAATGCGATTTTCAAACCCTTACTCCCCATTGGGCTGTACCATTTCTCTGGTACGTTCAGACTGTGTTCTTTGTGTTGCCGACTTAGCGACTTTGTTGCTAGATTTAGCGACTTTTCAAACCCTCCCGACAAATCTGCCGACTTTCTGTTGAAAAGACGCCAGTGTTGTCCGGCGAGCTCTTGTGGCCGCCAAAAcagtctcctctctcttctgttgtGTGACTGAGGAGTAGAGCAGCCCCGAAGCTCACGGTATAATCCAAACACTGTATGACAGTGTCAGCCATTAGCATTAAAACATTAAGCGTTTAACTAAACCATCTTCTCCACatacttccttttttttttttacaaaaaaaaaaaaaaaaaaaaaatgaaatctacAAATAATTTCCCATCATGGGCAATATTGTGTTTGCATTCGTGTTGTGTTGAAGTTCTATCTATCAAATGTGAAAACACGCTGGCTGTCAACTCACTCTCAAAGTGTACAATGCTGTCTATCTGGTCGATGAAGCCATTCATGCGTCCTTCAGTGATCATCTGGGAAGCGATTTTCTCAGcctaaaacaaacaaaggagGCAAaacacccatgagagagagacatcgtggcttgcaaacaagccaagtggcagttggtcaaggccacacccacacactccaATGTTATGCAATGTGTCTGAATGCatcacaaacaaatacatagaTTTTGATCAAGTTCAAGCAACTGAAACTAATTCCTCGAGCAAAAGCCAGATTGAGTACAGACTTCAATACAATTATTAAATCTTAAACTGAGAAAATgtatattaaatacattttccatttaCACACAGTGAAGTTATTTCATAGAGATTGTTTGCAGAAAaggctaaaaacaaaaaacacacaaaatgtgaaTCATAGCGATGTGTCACCTTTGCGGGGGGGATTTCCAACAGTGCTCCTAGTTCTTCAAAAGTGATGTTGTTGTAGAGTTTGCTAGCAGACAGGAGGTTGTGTTCAATCACAGCTCTGTCAAGGATGCTGGAACCTGcaagagagagaacacacaaCTTAAATGACATTCCAGTTTATTATTTTTGGACGGATTTAAGTCACTAAAATACGTGCCTCAATACTTCATAGCATATAACATACCACATCCTCAGCATTCAAGGTATAAAAGACGATACAAAAAATTTACTTCCAAAAGCTCAATCTGTGCACCATTACAGCTGCAATAAAACCAGAATGGGCCTTCATTCACTGACAGCATATGCCTCTATAATAGCCTaaacagcataaaaaaaaaaaaaaaaaaaaagtgtgtagtGAAGTACTGTAGTTTTTCTAGACACAACACACTGCATGGCACGCAGGGCTCATGCTGCCTACCGAGCAAATGTATCAGCTATCACCAGTTGAAGAAGAGCTAGTACGAATAAGAACATTTCGCCCCGGTGCCTACCCAACAACTTAGCAGCTCAGGCTGTGTAAAGCCAGTTATCTCCACTCACCATCCGCTGTGGTGGCTTTCTGGTGAGGCATCAGCATGGCAGCGAACTCCTGCAGCTGGTTTCCTCTGATAATACGGTCCAGGTACATCTTCTCCAGAATACCATAGGCAGCCAGCTGCTGACAGCGCTCGTCCTTAAAGAGAGTGGCCAACATACGGGAACGCTGTTGGCCTAAAAAATAAGCAATATTTTTGGTATGAGACACAAAGTTAGATTGCCtttgaaaatgtaaacctaaGCACAGAAGTCTTGGTGGTACCTGCAGAGGCCAGTATGGTGCAGTTTAGGGCATGTTTCAGTGCCTCCAAGCGTTCAGTCTCATGGACAATTGACTTATAAGACAGCTCGTTGTATCTTTGTGCAGCTTCAATGAACTTCCTCCTGAAGTCGAGGACTCTGGCATAGCACACCTAAGAAGTAAAACGGCATGAAACACTGATCCAAGCAACTACAGACATCATTTACTGCAAAGTCCCGATCATGTTTTATATAAGCACTTCGTCAATTGCAAAACTCAAGA contains:
- the cops4 gene encoding COP9 signalosome complex subunit 4 isoform X1, with the protein product MATDVRQELAQLMNSTGSHKDLAAKYRQILEKAIQFTDADQLESLKAFVEAMVNENVSLVISRQLLTDFCTHLPNLPDATAKAVYHFTLEKIQPRVISFEEQVASIRQHLATIYEKEGDWRNAAQVLVGIPLETGQKQYNVDYKLDTYLKIARLYLEDDDPVQAEAYINRASLLQNESSNEQLQIHYKVCYARVLDFRRKFIEAAQRYNELSYKSIVHETERLEALKHALNCTILASAGQQRSRMLATLFKDERCQQLAAYGILEKMYLDRIIRGNQLQEFAAMLMPHQKATTADGSSILDRAVIEHNLLSASKLYNNITFEELGALLEIPPAKAEKIASQMITEGRMNGFIDQIDSIVHFETREALPTWDKQIQSLCFQVNNLLEKIRSAAPEWAAQAMETQMTQ
- the cops4 gene encoding COP9 signalosome complex subunit 4 isoform X3; this translates as MVNENVSLVISRQLLTDFCTHLPNLPDATAKAVYHFTLEKIQPRVISFEEQVASIRQHLATIYEKEGDWRNAAQVLVGIPLETGQKQYNVDYKLDTYLKIARLYLEDDDPVQAEAYINRASLLQNESSNEQLQIHYKVCYARVLDFRRKFIEAAQRYNELSYKSIVHETERLEALKHALNCTILASAGQQRSRMLATLFKDERCQQLAAYGILEKMYLDRIIRGNQLQEFAAMLMPHQKATTADGSSILDRAVIEHNLLSASKLYNNITFEELGALLEIPPAKAEKIASQMITEGRMNGFIDQIDSIVHFETREALPTWDKQIQSLCFQVNNLLEKIRSAAPEWAAQAMETQMTQ